The following are encoded together in the uncultured Draconibacterium sp. genome:
- a CDS encoding DUF6261 family protein, whose translation MIEKLMTASLVTEVDSVSMRFIGAYKTTGLNTDPHLANMFTTLEPLSLTLTSSINRIKSESILEEKDADRDMQVRSLFYLVMGFIHHPDPAVKAAAQVVEKVLDHYGLSITGESYSTESSLISSMLNDLSKQKLLDAIALLSGCAETIVALQSAQNEFEAARIIWEQEKAMESTQQTATTIKKEILSLINDKLVIYLRAMEVVDEAVYGDFARTIAEIIAENNEVVKKRYKKEEPAGL comes from the coding sequence ATGATTGAAAAATTAATGACAGCAAGCCTTGTTACAGAAGTTGACTCGGTAAGTATGCGTTTTATTGGCGCCTACAAAACCACCGGTTTAAACACCGATCCGCATCTGGCAAACATGTTTACAACGCTTGAGCCGCTTTCGCTGACTTTAACCTCATCCATCAACCGGATAAAATCGGAGAGTATTCTGGAAGAAAAAGATGCCGACCGCGACATGCAGGTTCGCTCCTTGTTTTACCTTGTTATGGGATTTATCCATCATCCCGATCCTGCTGTTAAAGCCGCCGCCCAGGTCGTTGAAAAAGTGCTCGATCATTACGGGCTAAGCATTACAGGCGAGAGTTATTCAACCGAATCGTCGCTGATTAGCTCCATGCTCAACGATTTGTCGAAACAAAAACTACTCGATGCCATTGCGCTTCTGTCGGGTTGTGCCGAAACTATTGTAGCCCTACAATCTGCACAAAACGAATTCGAAGCTGCCCGTATAATCTGGGAACAGGAAAAAGCCATGGAATCGACACAACAAACGGCAACAACAATCAAAAAAGAGATTCTGTCGCTTATCAACGATAAATTAGTGATCTATTTGCGCGCCATGGAAGTGGTTGACGAAGCAGTTTACGGAGATTTTGCCCGTACCATTGCCGAAATTATTGCCGAAAATAACGAGGTAGTAAAAAAACGGTACAAAAAAGAAGAACCTGCCGGTTTGTAA
- the recR gene encoding recombination mediator RecR, translating to MNIDKYPSRLLENAVNEFSKLPGIGRKSALRLVLHLLRQDVEDVTVFGNSLIQLRSEIQHCKVCHNISDTETCQICANPARNESVICVVENIRDVMSIENTQQFNGLYHVLGGIISPMDGIGPSDLEIESLINRVDSGKIIEVILALSTTMEGDTTNFYIFRKLKDKNVKVSTLARGVSIGDELEYTDEITLGRSLTNRVPYESSVGK from the coding sequence ATGAATATCGACAAATATCCATCGCGTTTATTGGAGAATGCGGTAAACGAGTTTTCAAAACTACCGGGCATTGGCCGAAAAAGTGCACTTCGACTGGTTTTGCACCTGCTACGCCAGGACGTTGAAGACGTTACTGTTTTTGGAAACAGCCTGATTCAGTTGCGCAGCGAAATACAACATTGCAAAGTTTGCCACAACATTTCGGATACCGAAACCTGCCAGATTTGCGCCAATCCTGCACGAAACGAAAGTGTGATTTGTGTGGTGGAAAATATTCGTGACGTAATGTCGATTGAAAACACACAACAATTTAACGGTTTGTACCATGTGCTGGGTGGTATTATTTCGCCAATGGATGGAATTGGCCCATCCGATCTGGAGATAGAATCGCTGATAAATCGTGTTGATTCAGGCAAAATAATTGAAGTTATCCTGGCGCTTTCTACCACCATGGAAGGCGACACCACCAACTTTTACATTTTCAGAAAATTAAAGGATAAAAACGTAAAGGTATCTACTTTGGCTCGTGGCGTTTCCATTGGCGACGAACTGGAATATACCGACGAAATTACGTTGGGACGCTCGTTAACCAACCGTGTTCCGTATGAAAGTTCAGTGGGAAAATAA
- a CDS encoding glycosyltransferase — protein sequence MKLSIIIVNYNVKHFLEQCLHSVLKAVKNCSAEIFVVDNNSVDGSAQLIREKFPNIQFIHNTQNVGFSKANNQAIKLAKGEYILLLNPDTVVEEDTFKKVVDFMDGHPEAGGLGVKMIDGKGTFLPESKRGLPTPWVAFYKMFGLSKLFPQSHKFGKYHLSYLNENEIHEIDVLAGAFMLMRKTALDKVGLLDETFFMYGEDIDLSYRIQQGGFKNYYFPETTIIHYKGESTKKGSLNYVKVFYNAMIIFAKKHFPGGKAGIFALLIQLAIYFRALISISKRIIEKIVVPLIDGLLIFAGFWLITPIWENLHFGRADYYPKEFLQFVVPVYILFFLFGILFSGGYKKPVSLYKILRGIVWGLISILLVYSLVDEKFRFSRALILLGTTWSSFAVITFRLLFHWFKIKGFRLDIKSARKIAIVGHSKEAERVKQILEKTQIESELAGFIALDNSDKGKNYIGELNQLREIIRINRIDEIIFCAENLSSAEIIRAMLDLTQLDIDYKIAPPESISIIGSNSIHTAGDLYVVNVNAISKTSNKRKKRLIDIEFALIFLISSPLLIWFYKQKANFLKNIAGVLSGKKSWIGYIPESETFETLPCLKSGVLNPADMFPELTLDKEKITQLNILYARDYRALTDAGLLLKAWKNLDRK from the coding sequence ATGAAACTTTCAATAATTATAGTCAACTACAACGTAAAACATTTTTTAGAGCAGTGCCTGCACTCGGTACTAAAGGCTGTAAAAAATTGTTCTGCCGAAATTTTTGTAGTCGATAATAATTCCGTTGACGGTTCGGCCCAGCTTATTCGCGAAAAGTTTCCAAACATTCAGTTTATACACAACACACAGAATGTTGGTTTTTCGAAGGCCAACAACCAGGCTATAAAACTGGCAAAGGGCGAATATATTTTGCTTTTAAATCCGGATACGGTTGTTGAAGAAGATACCTTTAAAAAGGTTGTTGATTTTATGGACGGGCATCCTGAAGCAGGCGGACTGGGGGTAAAAATGATTGATGGGAAAGGAACCTTTTTGCCCGAATCGAAACGTGGGTTACCAACTCCGTGGGTGGCTTTTTACAAAATGTTTGGTTTATCGAAACTGTTTCCCCAATCGCACAAATTTGGCAAATACCACCTTTCGTATTTAAACGAAAACGAAATTCACGAAATTGATGTTTTGGCCGGTGCGTTTATGTTAATGCGCAAAACTGCACTCGACAAAGTGGGTTTGCTTGATGAAACATTTTTTATGTATGGCGAAGACATTGATCTGTCGTACCGCATTCAGCAAGGTGGGTTTAAAAATTATTATTTCCCCGAAACCACAATTATTCATTACAAGGGTGAGAGCACAAAAAAAGGTTCATTAAATTATGTAAAGGTATTTTACAATGCAATGATCATTTTTGCTAAAAAACACTTCCCCGGAGGGAAAGCCGGAATTTTTGCCTTGCTCATACAGCTGGCCATTTATTTCAGAGCGCTTATTTCGATTTCGAAACGGATCATCGAAAAAATAGTTGTACCGCTAATTGATGGACTTCTGATATTTGCAGGCTTTTGGTTAATTACACCCATTTGGGAAAACCTGCATTTTGGTCGTGCCGATTATTATCCAAAGGAGTTTTTACAATTTGTTGTACCCGTTTATATCCTTTTCTTTTTGTTTGGAATTTTATTTTCGGGAGGATACAAAAAACCGGTAAGCTTGTACAAAATACTTCGTGGAATTGTTTGGGGCCTCATCTCCATTCTGCTGGTTTATTCGCTGGTTGACGAGAAGTTCCGTTTTTCGCGGGCTTTAATTTTATTGGGAACTACCTGGTCGTCGTTTGCCGTAATTACATTCCGCCTGTTATTTCACTGGTTTAAAATTAAAGGATTCAGGCTCGACATAAAAAGTGCGCGAAAAATTGCCATTGTTGGCCACTCAAAAGAAGCCGAAAGAGTAAAACAAATACTCGAAAAAACACAAATAGAATCGGAACTGGCAGGTTTTATTGCACTCGACAACAGCGACAAAGGCAAAAACTACATTGGAGAATTAAATCAGTTGCGCGAAATTATTCGCATTAACCGAATTGATGAAATTATTTTTTGTGCCGAAAACCTGAGCTCCGCCGAAATTATTCGCGCTATGCTCGACCTTACTCAGCTAGACATTGATTATAAAATTGCACCCCCCGAAAGTATTAGTATTATTGGAAGCAATTCAATACACACTGCCGGCGATTTGTATGTTGTAAATGTAAATGCCATTTCAAAAACTTCGAACAAACGTAAAAAGCGGCTTATTGACATTGAATTTGCGCTTATATTTTTGATAAGCAGCCCGCTGCTAATTTGGTTTTACAAACAAAAAGCCAACTTTCTGAAAAACATTGCTGGAGTTTTATCGGGTAAAAAATCGTGGATCGGTTACATTCCTGAAAGCGAAACCTTTGAAACATTGCCGTGCCTAAAAAGTGGCGTTTTAAATCCGGCCGACATGTTCCCTGAACTAACTTTAGACAAAGAAAAAATAACTCAGTTAAATATTTTGTATGCCCGGGATTACAGGGCTTTAACCGATGCCGGGCTTTTACTAAAAGCATGGAAAAATTTAGACCGCAAATGA
- a CDS encoding GNAT family protein, producing MEKFRPQMNKQLKYGRISLRPLEPGDIDLLYKWENNIEIWEVSNTKTPFSKHILAQYLVEAAKDIYETKQLRLIIQNEKLEAVGAVDIFDFEPYHQRAGVGILIHDEADRNKGYAADALQALSAYALEIIGLKQLYANITADNTKSIHVFVKSGFVQCGVKKDWIKTLSGWKDEILFQKILA from the coding sequence ATGGAAAAATTTAGACCGCAAATGAACAAGCAACTAAAATATGGAAGAATAAGCTTGCGACCACTGGAACCGGGCGACATAGATTTGCTTTACAAATGGGAAAACAACATTGAAATTTGGGAAGTCAGCAACACCAAAACCCCTTTTTCAAAACATATTCTGGCTCAATACTTAGTTGAAGCTGCAAAAGACATTTACGAAACAAAACAACTGCGTTTAATCATACAAAACGAAAAGCTTGAAGCCGTTGGAGCAGTTGACATTTTCGACTTCGAACCTTATCATCAACGTGCTGGTGTTGGAATTTTAATTCATGACGAAGCCGACCGAAACAAAGGTTATGCTGCCGATGCCTTGCAGGCTTTATCGGCTTATGCGCTCGAGATTATTGGCTTAAAACAACTTTACGCAAACATTACGGCCGACAATACAAAAAGTATACATGTATTTGTAAAATCGGGATTTGTGCAATGCGGAGTTAAAAAAGACTGGATTAAAACCCTGTCGGGCTGGAAGGATGAAATTTTGTTCCAGAAAATTCTCGCCTAA
- a CDS encoding type I restriction enzyme HsdR N-terminal domain-containing protein produces the protein MEKLNLPEYNFRTKTENGKTLIFDSIRKKFVVLTPEEWVRQNFIQYLKTEKKYPENLMAVEKQVMVNGKQRRFDLLIYLKNGQPFLIAEFKAPNVKITQDTFDQVVRYNMALRVERVLVSNGLQHYACEIDYPNNSYSFLQGIPEFKEGK, from the coding sequence ATGGAAAAATTAAATTTACCAGAATACAACTTCAGAACCAAAACGGAAAACGGTAAAACATTGATTTTTGACTCGATACGAAAGAAATTTGTGGTGCTGACTCCCGAAGAATGGGTGCGTCAGAATTTTATTCAGTATCTGAAAACAGAAAAAAAGTATCCGGAAAATCTGATGGCGGTTGAAAAACAAGTGATGGTGAATGGAAAACAACGCCGTTTTGATTTGCTGATCTATCTTAAGAACGGGCAACCCTTTTTAATTGCAGAGTTTAAAGCGCCAAATGTAAAAATAACGCAGGATACTTTCGACCAGGTAGTGCGTTACAACATGGCATTGCGTGTTGAGCGGGTGCTTGTTTCGAATGGTTTGCAGCATTACGCCTGCGAAATCGATTACCCGAATAACTCGTACAGTTTTTTACAGGGAATACCTGAATTTAAAGAAGGGAAGTAA
- a CDS encoding AMP nucleosidase, translated as MKTKKEIVDNWLPRYTGKELDDFGKHILLTNFQGYVERFAKKFEVPIDGADRNMPSATAEGITMINFGMGSPNAATIMDLLSAIHPRGVLFLGKCGGLKRKNKLGDLILPIAAIRSDGTSDDYLPPEVPALPAFNLQRAVSHILRNKEQDYWTGVVFTTNRRVWEYDERFKKYLKKTRAMAIDMETATLFTVGFANQIPTGALLLVSDQPMISTGVKTEASDKKVSSTFVDLHIQAGIDALLEVKNNGLSVKHLRF; from the coding sequence ATGAAGACAAAAAAAGAAATTGTAGACAACTGGCTTCCGCGTTATACGGGGAAAGAACTGGACGATTTTGGGAAACACATTTTGCTCACCAACTTTCAGGGTTACGTTGAACGTTTTGCCAAAAAATTTGAAGTGCCAATTGACGGAGCCGATAGAAATATGCCAAGTGCGACTGCCGAAGGAATTACAATGATAAACTTTGGAATGGGCAGCCCAAACGCCGCTACCATTATGGATTTATTAAGTGCAATTCATCCGCGCGGTGTACTCTTTTTGGGTAAATGTGGCGGATTAAAACGCAAAAACAAATTGGGAGACTTAATTCTTCCCATTGCAGCCATTCGCAGCGACGGTACTTCCGACGATTATTTACCCCCTGAAGTTCCGGCACTTCCCGCATTTAATTTGCAACGAGCCGTATCACATATTTTGCGAAACAAAGAACAGGATTACTGGACCGGAGTGGTTTTTACAACCAACCGCCGCGTTTGGGAATACGACGAGCGCTTTAAAAAGTACCTCAAAAAAACACGGGCCATGGCCATCGATATGGAAACGGCTACTTTATTTACCGTAGGATTTGCCAATCAGATTCCAACAGGGGCATTGTTGCTGGTATCTGATCAGCCCATGATTTCGACCGGTGTTAAAACCGAGGCCAGCGACAAAAAAGTAAGTTCTACCTTTGTGGATTTACACATCCAGGCTGGAATAGATGCCTTGCTCGAAGTTAAAAATAACGGTTTATCGGTAAAACACTTAAGATTTTAG
- the holA gene encoding DNA polymerase III subunit delta: MEFADILQNLKKQIYHPIYLLQGEEPYFIDQLSNYIEKNVLTDAEKGFNQTVFYGKDSDALTIAESSLRFPMMANKQVIVVKEAQSLSKIDTLTSYAEKPLASTILVLNYKYKNLDSRTKLVKAIKKNGVVYTSKKLYENKIPNWIDAYLKNHNYSITPQAAMLLTSYLGTDLSKIANELDKLVIAVKGSTKITPEHIEKNIGLSKDFNVLELQNALGEKDILKANKIIQYFGANPTLNPVQKTIAGLYFYFSKLFTYHFLNDKSERNVAAELRVHPFFVREYVAAAKKYSPTKLYEIMGILREYDMKSKGFNVSTMVETGDLQKEMIYKILH, translated from the coding sequence ATGGAGTTTGCAGATATTTTACAAAATCTAAAAAAGCAAATTTATCACCCCATTTACTTGCTTCAGGGTGAAGAACCTTATTTTATTGACCAGCTTTCGAATTACATTGAAAAAAATGTATTAACAGATGCTGAAAAAGGATTTAACCAAACCGTTTTTTACGGAAAAGATTCGGATGCGCTCACCATTGCAGAAAGTTCATTGCGTTTTCCGATGATGGCGAACAAGCAGGTTATTGTGGTAAAAGAAGCACAAAGTCTGAGTAAAATAGACACACTGACTTCTTATGCCGAGAAACCGCTGGCATCAACCATTCTTGTATTAAATTACAAGTACAAAAATCTCGACTCGAGAACCAAACTGGTAAAAGCCATTAAAAAGAACGGGGTGGTTTATACTTCAAAAAAGTTATACGAAAACAAAATACCCAACTGGATAGATGCATACCTGAAAAATCACAATTACAGTATTACACCCCAGGCAGCCATGTTGCTTACATCGTATCTCGGAACCGACCTGAGCAAAATTGCAAACGAGCTGGACAAACTGGTGATTGCGGTAAAAGGCAGCACAAAAATTACACCCGAGCACATCGAAAAAAACATTGGATTAAGCAAAGATTTTAATGTATTGGAACTGCAAAATGCGCTGGGTGAAAAAGATATTTTAAAGGCCAATAAAATCATACAGTACTTTGGGGCCAATCCCACATTAAATCCGGTTCAAAAAACCATTGCCGGACTGTATTTCTATTTTTCGAAGCTATTTACCTATCATTTTCTAAACGATAAATCGGAACGAAATGTGGCCGCCGAATTACGTGTTCACCCGTTTTTTGTGCGCGAATATGTGGCAGCGGCGAAAAAATACTCGCCCACAAAACTGTATGAAATTATGGGTATTTTGCGCGAGTACGACATGAAAAGCAAAGGCTTTAATGTTTCAACAATGGTTGAAACGGGCGATTTACAAAAAGAAATGATTTATAAAATTTTACACTAA
- a CDS encoding rhomboid family intramembrane serine protease, with protein sequence MITWFIIGVTAVISYVAFQNHELANKLQFNAAQIIHRKEYYRLISHAFIHANWPHLVVNMMVLYFFGRNIEYYFKLEFGKHTSTAYFLLLYFGGILASNIWSLIKNKNNYYYNAVGASGAVSAVLFATIFFQPWEPLYLFAILPIPGILFAFGYLFYSYQMSKKQKDNVAHDAHFLGAVFGFVFPILLKPELFDRFIDNLFSFL encoded by the coding sequence ATGATTACATGGTTTATTATCGGCGTTACTGCCGTTATTTCTTATGTTGCTTTTCAGAACCACGAACTGGCAAACAAACTGCAATTTAATGCAGCCCAAATAATTCACCGCAAAGAATATTACCGGCTAATTTCGCATGCCTTTATTCATGCCAACTGGCCCCACCTTGTTGTAAACATGATGGTTTTGTATTTTTTTGGACGAAATATTGAATATTATTTTAAGCTAGAATTTGGGAAACACACTTCTACTGCCTATTTTTTACTGCTCTATTTTGGCGGAATTTTAGCTTCAAACATCTGGAGCCTGATAAAAAATAAAAACAATTACTATTACAATGCAGTTGGTGCTTCGGGTGCTGTTTCTGCCGTACTTTTTGCAACCATATTTTTTCAACCCTGGGAACCACTCTATTTATTTGCCATTCTTCCCATTCCCGGAATTTTATTTGCCTTCGGATATCTTTTTTACTCGTATCAAATGAGCAAAAAGCAAAAAGACAATGTGGCACACGACGCGCACTTTTTGGGAGCAGTGTTTGGTTTTGTATTCCCGATCCTGTTAAAACCTGAATTGTTCGATCGTTTTATCGATAATTTATTTTCGTTTTTATAA
- a CDS encoding aminotransferase class IV, whose translation MDFIIINGKVVSKHEANLTEFLWDEPFILSQKVWFGFGGIPLFHENIDSIERQLNSFHLTLPALFKNKRELFRLTKRMLNKNKFYRSGFIDYRFFISGTKIDTLISSSAFAEFDFPFTAAGKLVQFSSFKKSTQSISGRFKIHNQILWEAASAQTQNAGLQGTIILNEKDCICEGVAANIFMVKKDVLITPSLDSGCYEDVLRLVILELAKSSGLKIIETPDISKEHIFSMNELFFASEEKGIEWVLGLETKRYVHEYSDEIHHKLNEFLKHKII comes from the coding sequence ATGGATTTTATTATAATAAATGGCAAAGTCGTTTCGAAACACGAAGCGAACCTCACTGAATTTCTGTGGGACGAGCCATTTATTCTTTCTCAAAAAGTATGGTTTGGCTTTGGTGGCATTCCGCTTTTCCACGAAAATATCGATTCCATTGAAAGGCAACTTAACTCCTTTCATCTTACGCTCCCGGCTTTGTTTAAAAACAAAAGAGAACTGTTTCGCCTCACAAAGCGCATGCTGAATAAAAACAAGTTCTACCGCTCGGGATTTATTGATTACCGTTTTTTTATTTCGGGAACAAAAATCGACACGCTCATCAGCAGTTCGGCTTTTGCTGAATTCGATTTTCCATTTACGGCAGCGGGCAAACTCGTTCAGTTTTCATCGTTTAAAAAAAGTACGCAGTCCATTTCCGGTCGCTTTAAAATTCACAACCAGATTTTATGGGAAGCCGCAAGTGCACAAACGCAAAATGCCGGTTTGCAAGGAACAATTATTCTAAACGAAAAGGATTGCATCTGCGAAGGAGTGGCGGCAAATATTTTTATGGTGAAAAAAGATGTACTCATCACTCCATCACTCGATTCGGGTTGTTACGAGGATGTTCTGCGTCTTGTAATTCTTGAACTTGCAAAATCATCCGGTCTTAAAATAATTGAAACTCCGGATATTTCAAAAGAACATATTTTTAGCATGAATGAGTTGTTTTTTGCCAGCGAAGAAAAAGGAATCGAGTGGGTTTTGGGTCTAGAAACAAAACGTTATGTACACGAATATTCTGATGAGATCCACCACAAACTCAACGAATTTTTAAAACATAAAATTATTTGA
- a CDS encoding YqgE/AlgH family protein produces the protein MADNLDIFKIKTNNVAPKKGRILIAEPFLSGHYFNRSVVLLVAHSEKGAVGFILNKKVDFPIQDVFPDFPECDAEVYLGGPVSTDSIYYIHKLGDKLPGSIHVLDDLYWGGDFDVLKHDIKLGLIDPKDIRFFLGYSGWDAGQLESELKEDSWLVTDVEQDAIMRDLSESSWVDFVKKAGSRYSFWENFPENPLLN, from the coding sequence ATGGCTGATAATCTCGACATATTCAAAATTAAAACGAACAACGTTGCACCGAAAAAGGGCCGCATTCTAATTGCTGAGCCATTTTTGTCCGGTCATTATTTTAATCGTTCGGTTGTACTTTTGGTAGCGCACAGCGAAAAAGGTGCAGTTGGTTTTATTTTGAATAAAAAAGTAGATTTCCCGATTCAGGATGTGTTCCCCGATTTTCCGGAATGCGACGCCGAAGTGTATTTGGGCGGGCCGGTATCAACCGATTCAATCTATTACATTCATAAACTGGGCGACAAATTACCCGGTAGCATTCATGTGCTGGATGACCTTTATTGGGGAGGCGATTTTGATGTGCTTAAACACGATATTAAACTTGGATTGATCGATCCAAAGGACATTCGTTTTTTCCTTGGTTATTCCGGCTGGGATGCCGGTCAGTTGGAAAGCGAACTAAAAGAAGATTCGTGGCTGGTTACAGATGTTGAGCAAGATGCCATTATGCGCGATTTGAGCGAATCGTCGTGGGTTGATTTTGTTAAAAAGGCGGGTTCGCGGTATTCTTTTTGGGAAAATTTCCCTGAAAATCCATTGTTGAATTAG
- a CDS encoding septum formation initiator family protein, translating to MKKKFTESGIFSVISNKFVIASVLFLTWIIFFDENSIVAHVESKQQLHDLIQQKEYYKARITSDKQKLEDLSQGKEELEKFAREQYYMSKPGEDVFIVVEEEK from the coding sequence ATGAAAAAGAAATTTACAGAATCGGGAATCTTCAGTGTTATCAGCAATAAGTTTGTTATTGCATCGGTTCTGTTTTTAACCTGGATCATCTTTTTCGACGAAAACAGTATTGTTGCACACGTTGAAAGTAAGCAACAACTGCACGATCTTATTCAGCAAAAAGAGTACTACAAAGCGCGTATTACTTCTGATAAACAAAAACTGGAAGACCTTAGCCAGGGAAAAGAAGAATTGGAAAAATTTGCACGCGAACAATATTATATGTCAAAGCCCGGCGAAGACGTTTTTATTGTAGTTGAAGAGGAAAAATAA
- the pruA gene encoding L-glutamate gamma-semialdehyde dehydrogenase, translating to MSKGIFNVPIAKNEPVLSYAPGSPERVELKAKLNELRSEEIDQPMVIGGKDVYTDRKVRMCPPHDIAHTLGHYNQGDSSHVEMAIDAALEAKEKWANMAWQHRASIFLKAADLLAGPYRAKINAATMLGQSKNAFQAEIDAACELADFFRFGVQVMTDIYKIQPESAKGMWNYNEFRPLEGFVFALTPFNFTSIAGNLPAAPALMGNVVVWKPSKTAVYSAGVIMEIFKEAGLPDGVINLIYASGPVVADIVLTHPEFTGIHFTGSTGVFQSIWKTIGDNIYKYKSYPRIVGETGGKDFIFADNTVNPQVLAIAMLRGAFEYQGQKCSAASRVYVPESIWPEVKELFGKELATVKMGPPEDFTNFINAVIDESSFDKLKGFIDRAREDEDAEVIFGGNCDKSVGYFIEPTVILAKKPDYITMEEELFGPVLTVYVYEDEKLDETLEILDKTSIYALTGAVLSQNRYNIEKITKRLENCAGNFYINDKPTGAVVGQQPFGGARGSGTDDKAGSIFNFLRWTSIRTIKETFVPSVNYTYPNFQPDEE from the coding sequence ATGTCGAAAGGAATTTTTAATGTGCCGATTGCAAAGAACGAACCGGTTCTGAGCTACGCTCCGGGATCTCCGGAAAGAGTTGAATTGAAAGCAAAACTTAACGAGTTGCGTTCAGAAGAAATTGACCAGCCAATGGTTATTGGTGGAAAAGATGTATACACCGACCGAAAGGTACGAATGTGTCCACCTCATGATATTGCGCATACGCTGGGACACTACAATCAGGGAGATTCAAGTCATGTTGAAATGGCCATCGATGCTGCTCTTGAGGCAAAGGAAAAATGGGCTAACATGGCATGGCAACACCGTGCTTCTATTTTTCTGAAAGCAGCCGATCTGCTGGCAGGACCGTACCGTGCAAAAATTAATGCTGCAACCATGTTGGGGCAGTCAAAAAATGCATTTCAGGCTGAAATTGATGCTGCCTGTGAGTTGGCAGATTTTTTCCGTTTTGGCGTTCAGGTAATGACTGATATCTATAAAATTCAACCTGAATCGGCAAAAGGAATGTGGAACTACAACGAATTCCGTCCATTGGAAGGTTTTGTATTTGCACTTACACCGTTTAACTTTACTTCAATTGCCGGAAACCTTCCTGCGGCCCCTGCATTAATGGGTAACGTGGTAGTTTGGAAACCTTCGAAAACTGCCGTTTATTCAGCAGGTGTTATCATGGAAATTTTTAAAGAAGCCGGTCTTCCGGATGGAGTTATTAATTTAATTTATGCATCGGGACCAGTTGTTGCCGACATTGTATTAACTCATCCCGAGTTTACCGGAATTCACTTTACCGGTTCAACAGGTGTTTTCCAAAGCATCTGGAAAACAATTGGCGATAACATTTACAAATACAAATCGTATCCTCGTATTGTTGGAGAAACAGGTGGTAAAGACTTTATTTTTGCCGATAATACTGTAAATCCTCAGGTATTGGCAATTGCCATGTTGCGGGGCGCATTTGAATACCAGGGACAAAAATGTTCAGCTGCTTCGCGTGTTTATGTTCCGGAAAGTATTTGGCCCGAAGTAAAAGAGTTGTTTGGTAAAGAACTGGCTACGGTAAAAATGGGACCACCGGAAGATTTTACCAACTTTATAAATGCAGTAATCGACGAATCATCGTTTGATAAATTGAAAGGATTTATTGATCGTGCAAGGGAAGATGAAGATGCTGAGGTTATTTTTGGTGGAAATTGCGATAAATCAGTTGGTTATTTTATTGAGCCAACCGTAATTTTAGCTAAAAAACCAGATTACATTACCATGGAAGAAGAGTTGTTTGGACCGGTTTTAACTGTTTATGTTTACGAAGATGAAAAACTGGACGAAACACTTGAGATTCTGGATAAAACATCGATTTACGCTTTGACAGGTGCGGTACTTTCGCAAAATCGTTACAACATCGAAAAAATTACAAAACGTCTTGAAAATTGTGCAGGTAACTTCTACATCAACGACAAGCCAACCGGTGCCGTTGTTGGACAGCAACCTTTTGGTGGCGCCCGTGGTTCTGGTACCGACGATAAAGCAGGATCTATTTTTAATTTCTTGCGCTGGACATCGATTCGTACAATTAAAGAAACTTTTGTACCATCAGTAAATTATACTTATCCGAATTTTCAACCGGATGAAGAATAA